In Thunnus thynnus chromosome 20, fThuThy2.1, whole genome shotgun sequence, a single window of DNA contains:
- the LOC137172229 gene encoding class II histocompatibility antigen, M beta 1 chain-like produces the protein MDKHRLHSLLLLLLLRHTEVTADGKYFHILKTCQFIEEGSQFDVQYQIRYQYNGRLQALYNSSTEKVVGFTEYGNVFADEVNKDPQYLKVRRNDLNYYCKIYAALIYKDIQGKAVPPVTRLKSVKSGSSGDSEVLVCSAYNFYPQQIKLSWLRDGVVIPDTPSMVTTEMPGGAWRYQVHSHLERSLDTGQDIRCMVEHVGLQEPQLLQLDQSELESQVSWPLGGSFLGVGVTVLLCATGFCWWKTH, from the exons ATGgacaaacacagactgcacTCTCTGCTTCTGCTCTTACTTCTTCGACACACAG AGGTGACTGCAGATGGAAAATACTTCCACATTCTGAAGACGTGTCAGTTCATCGAGGAGGGCTCGCAGTTTGATGTGCAGTATCAGATTCGGTACCAGTACAATGGCCGCCTGCAGGCGCTGTACAACAGCTCTACAGAGAAGGTGGTTGGATTCACAGAGTACGGAAACGTGTTTGCAGATGAAGTTAATAAAGATCCTCAATACCTGAAGGTCAGGAGAAATGACCTGAACTACTACTGCAAAATCTATGCTGCTCTGATATACAAAGACATACAAGGGAAAGCAG TGCCTCCTGTCACCAGGCTGAAGTCAGTGAAGTCCGGTAGCAGCGGAGACTCTGAGGTTTTGGTCTGCAGTGCCTACAACTTCTACCCACAGCAGATCAAACTGTCCTGGCTGAGAGATGGTGTCGTCATACCAGACACCCCAAGCATGGTGACCACAGAGATGCCTGGCGGTGCCTGGCGCTACCAGGTCCACTCCCATCTGGAACGCTCCCTGGACACGGGGCAAGACATCCGCTGCATGGTGGAGCATGTCGGGCTGCAGGAGCCTCAGCTGCTGCAACTGG ACCAGTCTGAGCTGGAGTCCCAGGTGTCCTGGCCACTGGGAGGATCCTTTCTGGGGGTCGGAGTGACTGTTCTGCTCTGTGCGACAGGATTCTGCTGGTGGAAGACACACTGA
- the LOC137171774 gene encoding microfibril-associated glycoprotein 4-like has translation MMKLVSVVLLLLAPALTSCLPLVLPLDCSDIYNHDSTRPSGVYIIYPIEATSAVQVYCDMDSDGGRWMVFQRRMDGSLNFYRPWDHYKKGFGSAAGEYWLGLESLFHLTLRKKYELLVDMEDFSGNKVFARYSSFSIDPESDGYKLHVSGFTDGGAGDSLSHHNGQKFSTLDKDQDPHSDNCARRYLGAFWYGSGCHTTNPNGVYRWGADNTIIAVGVEWSQWKGFNYSLKTISMKIRPVQ, from the exons ATGATGAAG CTGGTTTCAGTGGTTCTCCTCCTGCTGGCTCCAGCGTTGACCTCCTGCTTACCTCTCGTCCTCCCGCTGGACTGCAGTGACATCTATAACCATGACAGCACCCGACCCAGCGGAGTGTACATCATCTATCCCATCGAAGCCACGTCTGCTGTCCAG gtgtactGTGACATGGACTCAGACGGAGGACGTTGGAtg GTGTTCCAGAGGAGGATGGACGGCTCGCTGAACTTCTACAGGCCCTGGGATCACTACAAGAAGGGCTTTGGTAGCGCTGCTGGAGAGTACTGGCTCG gtcttGAGAGTCTCTTCCATCTGACTCTGAGGAAAAAATACGAGCTGCTGGTCGACATGGAGGACTTCAGTGGAAACAAAGTGTTTGCTCGTTACTCCTCGTTCTCCATCGATCCAGAGTCCGATGGATACAAACTGCATGTGTCTGGATTCACTGATGGAGGAGCAG gAGACTCCCTGAGTCATCACAACGGACAGAAGTTCTCCACCTTGGACAAAGACCAGGACCCCCACAGCGATAACTGTGCCAGAAGATACCTGGGGGCGTTCTGGTACGGCAGCGGCTGTCACACTACAAACCCCAACGGGGTTTATCGCTGGGGGGCTGATAACACTATCATTGCTGTAGGAGTGGAGTGGTCCCAGTGGAAGGGCTTTAACTACTCCCTGAAGACCATCAGCATGAAGATTCGTCCTGTGCAGTAA